Within the Nicotiana tabacum cultivar K326 chromosome 11, ASM71507v2, whole genome shotgun sequence genome, the region ATAAGAAGATATGtataatttttatgaaaatttggtatGCTAAAAAGAGAAGATTTAGTTTTTTTCTATTGTTTGTACCTGTATGTCCAAATGGAATATAGAAGTTGGCACGACGCGAGTAACACAAATAGAGACCTAACTATGCTCACAGTCCATGCTTGATCATCAATTTCACTTGTTCCATATCGAAGTATGGCTACTTCAATCAAGAATGTGAGGCATAACCCTATAAAAAAACCAGAAATGATGAAGCAGCAATGAGCACAAGAGGATTTAGAAGAAAAGAATATagtttggaaaaaagaaaagaagtgatacTTACCTATGTAAAGTCTAGGTCTCACATTATAAGTCTGCTTCGTGCTAGTGAACATGTAGAGAAGAAAGATTGACAACGAATAGAGCAAGAACGCTTTGATCAATCTTGATTCAAGAAGCATGGCGTTGTGCAATGCGAACAACTTGTCTATGGCAAGGAACATGCTTGCTTGTTTAGACTCAAAGCTTTCCTGTTGACACAATTAAAGAAATTCATGAACTAGTACTAGAAATCTAAGACAATGATGATATTATACTAACTTAAAGTTGCTTTCCTTAATATGAATTAACAAACCTGAGCAGCTAATATAGTTTTTGATTTCTCAACAAGATGATCATGTGTTTGCTGGAGTTGTTTTTGCCGTCTAAGAAGCTCCTCTTGTTGCTCGTGCCCGAATTGAGCCAACTGTTGCAGAGTTACCCTGCAAAAGTATTAAGATAAATACATCAGCCTACAAATTTGGCCAACAAGAAGTAACCTACATATCAACCGTGATATAAAAGGGCAGCCCGGAATACAAAGCATCCGGCGTTCACGTAGGATCCAGGGAAGGGTCGCACCCCAAGGGATGTtatgtaggcagcctaccctgatgcaagcatcagTGGCTGATCCACGGCTCGAACGCGTGATCTATAGGTCACGTGGAGACAACTTTATCGTTGCTCCAAGGTTCCCCTTCTCAACCGTGTTATAGTACCTAAAAAATATGGAGTAATAACTTGCTATAACCAGTTAAATTACACTGACAACGTAAGTAGTGTATATATAAGAATCGCACAAGTTATTGTTGATGGTTTTACCTGCTCTCTTCCATTGCTTGAGACTGAGTTTTAGTGAGGAGTTCAAGGCCATTAATAGCTTCAGATTGTCCATCCAAAAGTTGTTTCTGTTTATCCAAAGCTTGGCCAGCAATATTCCCAATATCATCAGCTTTAGTCTGTAATTTGTCCATCCTAGAAGTCATTTCATCCCCAACTTTCACAATCTTATTCTCAATTTCCTCAGTTCCATTTACTAATCTATTCATCCCATGGTCTAAACTAGTATAAGATTCATGAACCATTGCCATGTTTTCCTGCAAAGTCTCCTTCATTATCGCCTGCCCTTCGCTCAACTCTAACTGTGAAGCTGCTATTCCTTTCGATTGCTCCAAAATTGCTTCTGACTGCCTCGACACAGAGTTTACACTATCCTCAATATTCTTGGAAGTCTCTACTACTCGTTGAGTTTGAACATCAATCGAGGCTAAAGATTCTTGTACATTTTTCGAGTTTTGTAATAGCAATTCCCCTACTTGTAACATGTTCTCTAGTTTTTCCTCAGCAAATTCAGCAGAAATTTGCAAATTGTTCACCAAACTCTCTATTGAAAACTTCCATGCATCTATCCTGCAATTATTGAAAAAGCATAAGACCTCAATACTAACTTTCACTAAGCAAAAACG harbors:
- the LOC107812574 gene encoding protein GAMETE EXPRESSED 1; this translates as MGLIHMRKWLLVLLVLVSQSSSSQGWFFSSTTNSKNDNKQENSNSGKYSWKSRTVKLVSEFSMEVYKNEKGLKLIENAKQKMLVPDSCWQRAYQSVFAVCSKALPDEELRSRLSWNLCDCFQQHTGRSPLPYCDAKSPMTNCLKKIDTDVLKIYLEFLLEIGAICHQLQIDAWKFSIESLVNNLQISAEFAEEKLENMLQVGELLLQNSKNVQESLASIDVQTQRVVETSKNIEDSVNSVSRQSEAILEQSKGIAASQLELSEGQAIMKETLQENMAMVHESYTSLDHGMNRLVNGTEEIENKIVKVGDEMTSRMDKLQTKADDIGNIAGQALDKQKQLLDGQSEAINGLELLTKTQSQAMEESRVTLQQLAQFGHEQQEELLRRQKQLQQTHDHLVEKSKTILAAQESFESKQASMFLAIDKLFALHNAMLLESRLIKAFLLYSLSIFLLYMFTSTKQTYNVRPRLYIGLCLTFLIEVAILRYGTSEIDDQAWTVSIVRSLFVLLASCQLLYSIWTYRDYEVLNHQMLLTLVEKVNGIQKQKKYLSYEMGNEDSDSDVDWSSWIEAELPEDVDKLKDPDFAYPEEVAENSVGSMSITRR